In one Pseudomonadota bacterium genomic region, the following are encoded:
- a CDS encoding VUT family protein, which yields MTEPQQRRYRYVDIITASFVAVLLISNVAALKLFTLWGRTFDGGAFIFPISYIFGDILTEVYG from the coding sequence GTGACTGAACCGCAGCAGCGGCGATATCGCTACGTCGACATCATCACGGCGTCGTTCGTGGCGGTTCTGCTCATCTCGAACGTGGCGGCGCTCAAGCTGTTCACCCTGTGGGGGCGAACCTTCGATGGGGGGGCGTTCATCTTTCCCATCAGCTACATCTTTGGTGACATCCTCACCGAGGTGTACGGCTA